One Saccharopolyspora erythraea NRRL 2338 genomic region harbors:
- the pyk gene encoding pyruvate kinase, with the protein MSRRAKIVCTMGPATANPERMAELVSSGMDVARLNFSHGSHTDHQRVYDMVRAAAKESGRAVGVLGDLQGPKIRLGKFAAGPVEWRTGDVVRITVDDVQGTHDRVSTTYKGLASDAKVGDRLLVDDGKVGLVVSAVEDNDVVCEVTEGGPVSDNKGLSMPGMDISVPALSEKDVEDLEFALQLGVDFVALSFVRSPADIDLVHQVMDRVGRRAPVIAKLEKPEAVDNLEAIVLAFDGIMVARGDLGVEVPLEHVPLVQKKAIRIARENAKPVIVATQMLDSMIQNSRPTRAETSDVANAVLDGTDAVMLSGETSVGRYPVETVQTMARIVEAVEAGSTAPPPLSHVPRTKRGVISYAARDIGERLNAKALVAFTQSGDTVRRLARLHTRLPLLAFTPEESVRSQLALTWGTETFLVPKVDTTDQMVRQVDQAMLSLGRSQRGDMVVIVAGSPPGTVGSTNLIRVHRLGEEDHI; encoded by the coding sequence GTGAGTCGACGAGCCAAGATCGTTTGTACCATGGGCCCCGCCACTGCCAATCCCGAGCGGATGGCGGAGCTCGTCAGCAGCGGAATGGACGTCGCCCGGCTGAACTTCAGCCACGGCAGCCACACCGATCACCAGCGGGTCTACGACATGGTCCGGGCCGCGGCCAAGGAGTCCGGCCGCGCCGTGGGCGTCCTGGGTGACCTGCAGGGACCGAAGATCCGCCTCGGCAAGTTCGCCGCCGGGCCGGTCGAGTGGCGCACCGGCGACGTCGTACGAATCACGGTCGACGATGTCCAGGGCACCCACGACCGCGTGTCCACCACCTACAAGGGGCTGGCCTCCGACGCCAAGGTCGGTGACCGGCTCCTGGTCGACGACGGCAAGGTCGGCCTGGTCGTCAGCGCGGTCGAGGACAACGACGTGGTGTGCGAGGTGACCGAGGGCGGTCCGGTCTCGGACAACAAGGGCCTGTCCATGCCCGGCATGGACATCTCGGTGCCCGCCCTGTCGGAGAAGGACGTCGAGGACCTGGAGTTCGCCCTCCAGCTCGGCGTGGACTTCGTCGCGCTGTCGTTCGTGCGCAGCCCCGCCGACATCGACCTGGTGCACCAGGTGATGGACCGGGTCGGGCGCCGGGCGCCGGTGATCGCCAAGCTGGAGAAGCCGGAGGCGGTCGACAACCTCGAGGCCATCGTGCTGGCCTTCGACGGCATCATGGTCGCGCGCGGCGACCTGGGCGTCGAGGTCCCGCTCGAGCACGTGCCGCTGGTGCAGAAGAAGGCGATCCGCATAGCGCGGGAGAACGCCAAGCCGGTCATCGTGGCCACCCAGATGCTGGACTCGATGATCCAGAACTCGCGTCCGACCCGGGCCGAGACCTCCGACGTCGCCAACGCGGTGCTCGACGGCACCGACGCGGTGATGCTCTCCGGCGAGACCAGCGTCGGGCGCTACCCGGTGGAGACGGTGCAGACGATGGCGCGCATCGTCGAGGCCGTCGAGGCCGGTTCCACCGCGCCGCCGCCGCTGAGCCACGTCCCGCGCACCAAGCGCGGCGTGATCTCCTACGCCGCCCGCGACATCGGGGAGCGGCTCAACGCCAAGGCGCTGGTGGCGTTCACGCAGTCCGGCGACACCGTGCGAAGGCTCGCGCGGCTGCACACCCGGCTGCCTCTGCTGGCCTTCACCCCCGAGGAGTCGGTGCGCAGTCAGCTCGCTCTCACTTGGGGGACGGAGACGTTCCTCGTGCCTAAGGTGGACACGACCGACCAGATGGTACGGCAGGTGGACCAGGCGATGCTGTCGCTGGGACGTTCCCAGCGGGGCGACATGGTCGTCATCGTCGCGGGTTCGCCGCCGGGCACCGTCGGGTCGACCAACCTGATCCGTGTGCACCGGCTGGGCGAGGAAGACCACATCTGA
- a CDS encoding LysE family translocator produces MHIAWGPYLLALVVIVLVPGPDFVVVTSSAATGARKGWLAAAGVTCGLLIHATAATLGLSALLMTVPPALVVVKAIGVVYLGYMGVQILRRSGAAQQQATADVPRSGRSVFLRGLLIDVLNPKVMLTFLTLLPQAMDPAGDPMSQAALLSAVAVGAFGLWWLLVVPSVRRLSALLADPGRRKVFERCCGGALLAMATSIAFS; encoded by the coding sequence GTGCACATCGCGTGGGGGCCGTACCTGCTCGCCCTGGTGGTGATCGTCCTGGTTCCGGGACCGGACTTCGTGGTGGTGACCAGCAGCGCGGCGACCGGTGCGCGGAAGGGGTGGCTGGCCGCGGCGGGCGTCACCTGCGGGCTGCTCATCCACGCCACCGCCGCCACGCTGGGGCTGTCGGCGCTGCTGATGACGGTTCCGCCCGCGCTGGTCGTGGTCAAGGCGATCGGCGTGGTCTACCTGGGGTACATGGGGGTCCAGATCCTGCGCAGGTCCGGCGCGGCGCAGCAGCAGGCGACCGCCGACGTGCCGCGTTCCGGGCGGTCGGTGTTCCTGCGCGGCCTGCTGATCGACGTGCTCAACCCGAAGGTGATGCTGACCTTCCTGACGCTGCTGCCGCAGGCGATGGACCCGGCGGGCGACCCGATGTCGCAGGCCGCTCTGCTCAGCGCGGTCGCCGTCGGTGCGTTCGGCCTGTGGTGGCTGCTGGTGGTCCCGTCGGTGCGCCGGCTCTCGGCGCTGCTGGCCGACCCGGGCCGCCGCAAGGTGTTCGAGCGCTGCTGCGGGGGCGCGCTGCTGGCGATGGCCACCTCGATCGCCTTCTCCTGA
- a CDS encoding Lrp/AsnC family transcriptional regulator, which produces MRESVELDSVDWQILEELQNDATLPNRTLADRVGLAASSCLQRVRRLREQGVIRGSHIDVDPAATGLALEAIVSINVRPHTREVVDQFRKFVLAQPETRSLLHVSGQADFLLHVAVADTAHLQGFLVDKLASRPEVRHFTSSIVLEQVHTRALTAPAHLRPKRRRK; this is translated from the coding sequence ATGCGTGAATCCGTAGAACTCGATTCGGTGGACTGGCAGATCCTCGAGGAGTTGCAGAACGACGCGACCCTGCCCAACCGCACGCTCGCCGATCGGGTCGGGCTGGCCGCGTCGAGCTGCCTGCAACGGGTGCGCCGGCTGCGTGAACAGGGCGTGATCAGGGGGTCGCACATCGACGTCGACCCGGCGGCCACCGGGCTGGCGCTGGAGGCGATCGTGTCGATCAACGTCCGGCCGCACACCCGCGAAGTCGTCGACCAGTTCCGCAAGTTCGTGCTGGCGCAGCCCGAGACGCGGTCGCTGCTGCACGTCAGCGGGCAGGCCGACTTCCTCCTGCACGTCGCGGTGGCCGACACCGCGCACCTGCAGGGCTTCCTGGTCGACAAGCTGGCGTCGCGCCCGGAGGTCCGCCACTTCACCAGCTCGATCGTGCTGGAGCAGGTGCACACCCGGGCGCTGACGGCGCCCGCGCACCTGCGGCCGAAGCGGCGACGCAAGTAG
- a CDS encoding ester cyclase: MEPTAHELYRRWLPGLWNAPPEEMAGIAEGIFTADAIAHWGPGRDYSGARVIADKVREGVEMFDDVVVELEHGPIVDGDLVAARWTFAGRFRGGVPDFPGKAGAEVRYHGMDLLRVRDGRFAEYWPMGDNLTLMQQLGLA, encoded by the coding sequence ATGGAACCGACCGCGCACGAGCTGTACCGCCGCTGGCTGCCCGGGCTGTGGAACGCGCCGCCGGAGGAGATGGCCGGCATCGCGGAAGGGATCTTCACCGCCGACGCCATTGCGCACTGGGGGCCGGGCAGGGACTACAGCGGAGCGCGGGTCATCGCCGACAAGGTGCGCGAGGGCGTCGAGATGTTCGACGACGTGGTGGTCGAGCTGGAGCACGGGCCGATCGTCGACGGCGACCTGGTGGCCGCGCGGTGGACCTTCGCGGGGCGTTTCCGCGGCGGCGTGCCCGACTTCCCGGGCAAGGCCGGGGCCGAGGTCCGCTACCACGGCATGGACCTGTTGCGGGTCCGCGACGGCCGCTTCGCGGAGTACTGGCCGATGGGCGACAACCTGACCCTGATGCAGCAGCTCGGCCTGGCGTGA
- a CDS encoding VanZ family protein, with the protein MLDHYRAQLTRVPFGLAVAASLVVLFTPESGVPVAPPGTDKVVHLLLFAALAITGRMAGLRRPLLPGLLAYAVLSEVAQGLLPIGRSFDPVDIGFDALGAVAGWTVVAVSRRG; encoded by the coding sequence TTGCTGGATCATTACAGAGCGCAGCTCACCAGGGTTCCGTTCGGTCTGGCGGTGGCGGCCAGCCTGGTCGTCCTGTTCACCCCCGAATCCGGCGTTCCGGTCGCGCCGCCCGGCACCGACAAGGTCGTGCACCTGCTGCTGTTCGCGGCGCTGGCGATCACCGGCCGGATGGCGGGCCTGCGTCGCCCGCTGCTGCCGGGCCTGCTGGCCTACGCGGTGTTGTCCGAGGTCGCGCAGGGCCTGCTGCCGATCGGGCGCAGCTTCGACCCGGTCGACATCGGCTTCGACGCGCTGGGCGCGGTGGCCGGTTGGACGGTGGTCGCGGTGTCGCGCCGCGGCTGA
- the tesB gene encoding acyl-CoA thioesterase II, whose product MTEAARAAAADPAGSRIDGSVALDHGVPHGQPVLDDLVALLDLERIEENIFRGVSPAESPVRVFGGQVAGQALVAAGRTVPEDRSVHSLHAYFIRPGDPSIPIVYEVDRTRDGRSFTTRRVVAVQRGKAIFSLSASFQVEEDGIDHQEPMPEVPDPETLPTYGELAGEMLRKLGRAQPRPIDVRYVTDPPWERRGSDNREARSQVWMKADGSLPDDPLLHVCMVAFASDLTLLDAVLGRHGVYWGFDDVSGASLDHAMWFHRRFRADEWLLYDCASPSASGARGLATGRFFSRDGRLVATVVQEGLLRVNQ is encoded by the coding sequence GTGACCGAAGCGGCCAGAGCTGCCGCCGCCGACCCGGCGGGCAGCCGCATCGACGGCTCAGTTGCGCTGGACCACGGCGTGCCGCACGGCCAGCCCGTGCTGGACGACCTGGTGGCGCTGCTGGACCTCGAGCGCATCGAGGAGAACATCTTCCGCGGCGTCAGCCCGGCGGAGTCCCCGGTGCGGGTCTTCGGAGGTCAGGTCGCGGGGCAGGCCCTGGTCGCCGCGGGTCGCACGGTGCCGGAGGACCGGTCGGTGCACTCGCTGCACGCCTACTTCATCCGGCCCGGGGACCCGAGCATCCCGATCGTCTACGAGGTGGACCGCACCCGGGACGGCCGGTCGTTCACAACCCGTCGAGTGGTCGCCGTGCAGCGTGGCAAGGCGATCTTCTCGCTCTCGGCCTCCTTCCAGGTCGAGGAGGACGGCATCGACCACCAGGAGCCGATGCCGGAGGTACCCGACCCCGAGACGCTGCCGACCTACGGCGAGCTCGCGGGGGAGATGCTCAGGAAGCTGGGGCGGGCGCAGCCCCGCCCGATCGACGTCCGCTACGTCACCGACCCGCCGTGGGAGCGCCGCGGCAGCGACAACCGCGAGGCGCGCAGCCAGGTGTGGATGAAGGCCGACGGCTCGCTGCCCGACGACCCGCTGCTGCACGTCTGCATGGTCGCCTTCGCCTCCGACCTGACGCTGCTGGACGCCGTCCTCGGCAGGCACGGCGTCTACTGGGGGTTCGACGACGTCTCCGGCGCGAGCCTGGACCACGCGATGTGGTTCCACCGCCGCTTCCGCGCCGACGAGTGGCTGCTCTACGACTGCGCGTCGCCGAGCGCCTCCGGTGCGCGCGGCCTGGCGACCGGGCGCTTCTTCTCCCGCGACGGACGCCTCGTCGCGACCGTGGTGCAGGAGGGCCTGCTGCGCGTCAACCAGTGA
- a CDS encoding TetR/AcrR family transcriptional regulator, whose product MHQTRGPGRPPKLTRDAVVGAAEEIVRRDGVDALTMRSVAVALGASPMSLYRHVGGKDELLVLLLDRAARQIVAPDLPADPRERLTALCTLLHDELVPRPWAVRVLAAGNLVGPSVLWLIEDITASFAACGLDPDAAYDAYRVVWRFVVGELVVRQSARTEPAQSRQVLGEVDASRYPALAAVAHPRTTETFGPGLEALLDGLTRG is encoded by the coding sequence ATGCACCAGACCCGCGGGCCGGGACGGCCGCCGAAGCTGACGAGGGACGCGGTGGTCGGGGCGGCCGAGGAGATCGTCCGGCGCGACGGGGTCGACGCGCTGACGATGCGCTCCGTGGCCGTCGCGCTCGGAGCCTCCCCGATGTCGCTGTACCGGCACGTGGGAGGCAAGGACGAGCTGCTGGTGCTGCTGCTCGACCGCGCCGCCCGGCAGATCGTGGCGCCGGACCTCCCCGCCGATCCCCGTGAGCGGCTGACGGCTCTGTGCACGCTCCTGCACGACGAGCTGGTACCCCGCCCCTGGGCGGTGCGGGTGCTCGCGGCGGGCAACCTCGTCGGCCCGTCGGTGCTGTGGCTGATCGAGGACATCACCGCGAGCTTCGCGGCTTGCGGGCTCGATCCCGACGCCGCATACGACGCTTACCGGGTGGTGTGGCGGTTCGTCGTGGGCGAGCTGGTGGTGCGGCAGTCGGCGCGGACCGAGCCGGCCCAGTCGCGGCAGGTGCTCGGCGAGGTCGACGCCTCGCGGTACCCGGCGCTGGCGGCGGTGGCGCACCCCAGGACGACGGAGACCTTCGGCCCCGGGCTGGAGGCGTTGCTGGACGGGCTGACCCGCGGGTAG
- a CDS encoding L,D-transpeptidase, translated as MGTRKAPALTVAALVAGGVLAGGALSAQATGGSPSPCQASAKACVSLSTNQAWLQDNGKTTYGPVPTTSGKPGSETPEGVHKVLWKDADHVSTEFNNAPMPNSVFFTKTGVAFHEGSLEQQSNGCIHLSTTAAKRFFDTLNPGDEVQVVK; from the coding sequence ATGGGCACCAGGAAAGCTCCAGCGCTGACCGTCGCGGCACTGGTCGCGGGCGGCGTGCTCGCCGGTGGGGCGCTGAGCGCGCAGGCCACCGGCGGCAGCCCCAGCCCGTGCCAGGCCAGCGCGAAGGCGTGCGTGAGCCTGTCGACCAACCAGGCTTGGCTGCAGGACAACGGCAAGACCACCTACGGGCCCGTCCCCACCACGAGCGGCAAGCCCGGATCGGAAACCCCGGAGGGCGTGCACAAGGTGCTCTGGAAGGACGCCGACCACGTCAGCACCGAGTTCAACAACGCGCCGATGCCGAACTCGGTGTTCTTCACCAAGACCGGCGTCGCCTTCCACGAGGGCAGCCTGGAGCAGCAGTCCAACGGCTGCATCCACCTGTCCACGACCGCGGCGAAGCGGTTCTTCGACACCCTCAACCCGGGCGACGAGGTCCAGGTCGTCAAGTGA
- a CDS encoding transglycosylase SLT domain-containing protein has translation MTSRNPETPETPETPTTPETASSPFARLRERVAPAVAWWHHDDTGNGRLSPRMRSVQLGAVVAAAGVVGVLSGIGQPAEPEHVQSAHVAQAAETAPLRAATPVEATSPAPAAAPAAAPAAAPAAAPVEAAPGGAPAAVQERGAEAAPKERSAAAPAAPADPPKDQLDGWIKEAVAVLEANGTPKSKADVEDIRTIIEHESGGDPKIVNNWDSNAAMGTPSKGLMQTIEPTFESYALPGHGDILDPVDNIIAGVRYSIDRYGSVSDVPGVVGVDSGGSYRGY, from the coding sequence GTGACCTCCCGAAACCCCGAAACCCCCGAGACCCCCGAAACCCCGACCACCCCCGAAACCGCCTCCAGCCCCTTCGCGCGCCTCCGGGAGAGGGTGGCGCCCGCGGTGGCCTGGTGGCACCACGACGACACCGGCAACGGCCGGCTGTCCCCGCGGATGCGCTCGGTGCAGCTCGGCGCCGTGGTCGCCGCCGCGGGCGTCGTCGGCGTGCTCAGCGGCATCGGCCAGCCGGCCGAGCCGGAACACGTGCAGAGCGCGCACGTCGCCCAGGCCGCCGAGACCGCCCCGCTGCGGGCGGCGACTCCGGTCGAGGCCACGTCTCCGGCTCCCGCGGCGGCTCCCGCGGCGGCTCCCGCGGCGGCTCCCGCGGCGGCTCCGGTGGAGGCCGCTCCGGGCGGCGCTCCCGCCGCCGTCCAGGAGCGCGGCGCCGAGGCCGCGCCGAAGGAGCGCTCCGCGGCCGCGCCCGCGGCCCCGGCCGACCCGCCGAAGGACCAGCTCGACGGCTGGATCAAGGAGGCGGTGGCCGTGCTGGAGGCCAACGGCACCCCGAAGAGCAAGGCCGACGTCGAGGACATCCGCACGATCATCGAGCACGAGTCCGGTGGCGACCCCAAGATCGTCAACAACTGGGACTCCAACGCCGCGATGGGCACCCCGTCGAAGGGCCTGATGCAGACCATCGAGCCGACCTTCGAGTCCTACGCGCTGCCCGGCCACGGCGACATCCTGGACCCGGTGGACAACATCATCGCCGGTGTCCGGTACTCGATCGACCGCTACGGCTCGGTCTCCGACGTGCCAGGCGTGGTCGGGGTCGACTCCGGCGGCAGCTACCGCGGCTACTGA
- a CDS encoding ATP-binding protein, with product MVSTAQARVREPAGNLPVDVTSFVGRRREITLTKRLLAESRVVTITGPGGVGKTRLALRVAGNMRRSFRDKVWCVGLEDVLDPRLLTDAVIDQLGLGGPSSGDDIDTVVEHLKNREILLVLDNCEQIVDAVADLVDSVIRWCPGVRVLATSRQSLGVAGESTLSLAPLQVPDIDNLPPADAYEQFASVRLFVDRAKAAVPEFEVDEHNAASLMRLCYHLDGNPLAIELAAVRLRSLSPQQLEERLAERYDLLSEGRRGAPARQQSLRALIDWSYELASDQDKLAWARVSAFSGSFDLDAAEFVAGGAELDRLDVVGAMHSLVDKSILIREEDGGEVRFRLLHALREYGQEKLAASGEAEDVRRRHLRWYDRMIERFAMEWVGPEQVAWVNRLTSEQSNLRTAMKSALDQPPEHGTALRVTRNMAIFWGIRGLAGEARYWLDQALEASPQPSRERVSALRSTAWFALLQGDHDAARPPLEEALSLAGEYAGPIERSYLQQTRGMAEFFDGRLDRAGELFRESLGGFQEHNVPGGELFALFGLGLTRGLSGDHTLGLDLLERCVRLSTDLGELFWRSHALWATAHVEVSRGEVDHAEEVAKEALRLQRRLSNRLATAFTLDTLAWTAGIQGRHERAARLFGAAAAVWEALRAAPAYYSTFEIGHDEHVSRVREALGDRDFQEAFDRGYEMPPAAAHDFALESKKHARATTARRDNVHPMPLTRREREIAELVAQGRTNKEIAEGLVIAQRTVEGHVQNILTKLDFTSRAQIAGWIAGQKQSGPADTGT from the coding sequence GTGGTCTCCACTGCACAGGCCCGTGTTCGGGAGCCGGCGGGCAACCTCCCGGTCGACGTCACGAGCTTCGTCGGCCGCAGGCGCGAGATCACGCTCACCAAGCGGCTGCTGGCCGAGTCCAGGGTCGTGACCATCACCGGTCCCGGGGGCGTCGGCAAGACGCGGCTGGCGCTTCGGGTGGCGGGCAACATGCGGCGGTCGTTCCGCGACAAGGTGTGGTGCGTCGGGCTGGAGGACGTGCTCGACCCCCGATTGCTGACCGACGCCGTCATCGACCAGCTCGGGCTGGGCGGCCCGTCCTCGGGCGATGACATCGACACCGTCGTCGAGCACCTGAAGAACCGCGAGATCCTGCTGGTGCTCGACAACTGCGAGCAGATCGTCGACGCCGTCGCCGACCTCGTCGACAGCGTGATCCGGTGGTGCCCCGGCGTGCGGGTGCTGGCCACCAGCAGGCAGTCGCTGGGCGTGGCCGGGGAGAGCACGCTGTCGCTGGCGCCGCTGCAGGTGCCCGACATCGACAACCTGCCGCCCGCCGACGCCTACGAGCAGTTCGCCTCGGTGCGGCTGTTCGTCGACCGCGCCAAGGCCGCCGTGCCGGAGTTCGAGGTCGACGAGCACAACGCCGCCTCCCTGATGCGGCTGTGCTACCACCTCGACGGCAACCCGCTGGCGATCGAGCTGGCCGCGGTGCGGCTGCGCTCGCTGTCGCCGCAGCAGCTGGAGGAGCGGCTGGCCGAGCGCTACGACCTGCTCAGCGAGGGCAGGCGGGGCGCCCCGGCGCGCCAGCAGAGCCTGCGCGCGCTGATCGACTGGAGCTACGAGCTGGCCTCCGACCAGGACAAGCTCGCCTGGGCGCGGGTGTCGGCCTTCTCCGGCAGCTTCGACCTGGACGCCGCCGAGTTCGTCGCGGGCGGCGCCGAGCTGGACCGGCTGGACGTGGTCGGGGCCATGCACTCGCTGGTGGACAAGTCGATCCTGATCCGCGAGGAGGACGGCGGCGAGGTCCGCTTCCGCCTGCTGCACGCGCTGCGCGAGTACGGGCAGGAGAAGCTGGCCGCCTCCGGCGAGGCGGAGGACGTGCGCAGGCGGCACCTGCGCTGGTACGACCGGATGATCGAGCGCTTCGCCATGGAGTGGGTCGGACCCGAGCAGGTCGCGTGGGTCAACCGGCTCACCAGCGAGCAGTCGAACCTGCGCACCGCGATGAAGTCGGCGCTGGACCAGCCTCCCGAGCACGGCACCGCCCTGCGCGTGACCCGGAACATGGCGATCTTCTGGGGCATCCGGGGCCTGGCCGGGGAGGCCAGGTACTGGCTGGACCAGGCGCTCGAGGCGTCCCCGCAACCGAGCCGCGAACGGGTGTCGGCGCTGCGCAGCACCGCCTGGTTCGCCCTGCTGCAGGGCGACCACGACGCGGCGCGGCCACCGCTGGAGGAGGCGCTGTCGCTGGCCGGGGAGTACGCGGGCCCGATCGAGCGCTCCTACCTCCAGCAGACGCGCGGGATGGCCGAGTTCTTCGACGGCAGGCTCGACCGGGCGGGCGAGCTGTTCCGCGAGTCGCTGGGCGGCTTCCAGGAGCACAACGTCCCCGGCGGCGAGCTGTTCGCGCTGTTCGGCCTGGGCCTGACGCGCGGGCTGAGCGGCGACCACACCCTCGGCCTGGACCTGCTGGAGCGCTGCGTGCGGCTCAGCACCGACCTCGGCGAGCTGTTCTGGCGCTCGCACGCGCTGTGGGCGACGGCGCACGTGGAGGTCTCGCGCGGCGAGGTCGACCACGCCGAGGAGGTGGCCAAGGAGGCGCTGCGGCTCCAGCGCAGGCTGTCCAACCGGCTGGCCACGGCTTTCACCCTGGACACACTGGCGTGGACGGCCGGCATCCAGGGCCGCCACGAACGTGCGGCCCGGTTGTTCGGTGCCGCCGCCGCCGTGTGGGAGGCGCTGCGAGCCGCGCCCGCCTACTATTCGACGTTCGAGATCGGGCACGACGAGCACGTGTCCCGGGTGCGGGAGGCGCTGGGCGACCGCGACTTCCAGGAGGCGTTCGACCGCGGCTACGAGATGCCGCCGGCCGCCGCGCACGACTTCGCCCTCGAGTCCAAGAAGCACGCCCGCGCCACGACCGCGCGGCGCGACAACGTCCACCCGATGCCGCTGACCCGCCGGGAGCGCGAGATCGCCGAGCTGGTCGCGCAGGGCCGGACGAACAAGGAGATCGCCGAGGGCCTGGTGATCGCCCAGCGCACCGTCGAGGGGCACGTGCAGAACATCCTGACCAAGCTCGACTTCACCTCGCGGGCCCAGATCGCGGGCTGGATCGCCGGGCAGAAGCAGAGTGGCCCAGCCGACACCGGGACCTGA
- a CDS encoding DUF2461 domain-containing protein produces MRFEGFGDGAVEFFEQLEEDNSKAFWTDNLQLYREHVRGPMEALVAELEPEFGPGFGSGKVFRPHRDVRFSSDKSPYKTHCGAVIEQGRGGGAYYVEISAAGMLVAGGCYHTESDQLARFRTAVDTEIHGERLREILDSLRGWEIAGERLKSRPRGVSEDHPRLDLLRHRTLYALRRWEPDDVLHERDCLQRVRRSWKQVRELNQWCADHIGLTEKKRR; encoded by the coding sequence GTGCGGTTCGAGGGTTTCGGCGACGGTGCGGTGGAGTTCTTCGAGCAGTTGGAGGAGGACAACTCCAAGGCGTTCTGGACCGACAACCTCCAGCTCTACCGGGAGCACGTGCGCGGGCCGATGGAGGCGCTGGTCGCCGAGCTGGAGCCGGAGTTCGGCCCCGGGTTCGGCAGCGGCAAGGTGTTCCGCCCGCACCGCGACGTGCGGTTCAGCTCCGACAAGTCGCCGTACAAGACCCACTGCGGCGCGGTGATCGAGCAGGGACGCGGTGGCGGCGCCTACTACGTCGAGATCAGCGCGGCCGGGATGCTCGTCGCGGGCGGCTGCTACCACACCGAGTCCGACCAGCTCGCCCGTTTCCGCACCGCCGTCGACACCGAGATCCACGGCGAGCGGCTGCGCGAGATCCTGGACTCGTTGCGGGGCTGGGAGATCGCGGGGGAGAGGCTCAAGAGCCGTCCGCGCGGGGTGTCCGAGGACCACCCGAGGCTCGACCTGCTGCGCCACCGCACCCTCTACGCCCTCCGGCGATGGGAACCCGACGACGTCCTGCACGAGCGCGACTGCCTGCAGCGGGTGCGCCGGAGCTGGAAGCAGGTGCGCGAGCTGAACCAGTGGTGCGCCGACCACATCGGACTGACGGAGAAGAAGCGCCGCTGA